The sequence GTTACTTTCTTCAACTTATGTACCCTCCGGCTTTGATTCTTTTTACAAGTTCATCGGCCTGTTCTTCCGGAGAGCCGTCAATAAACTCGCATTTCTTTTTTCGCTTGATCTTGCTCATGGAGACAAGCTTTGTTGGTGAGCCTGATTCACCCAACCCCTGGCTGGATATCCCGAGATCAGTAAGGCTCAATTTTTCAATCGGCTCTTTTTTAAATGCCTTTTCCACCATTGAAAGGGCTGCATCCCTTGGCTGAATGGCCCTCGGATGCACGGCTACCGCGCCGGGGAGTTTCATCAGATATTTTTCAGTAAACTCATCAATATGCCTTTCTACTAATAGGTCATCCCCCTTCCGCATGATCTCTTTGACACCGGTGATGACCGGCAGATCAAGAAACACGGCGGTCTGGGGGCCGACCTGTCCTGTATCGCTGTCAGAAGATCTTGCGCCGAATATGACAAGATCGAATGGTTTCAACCGGTTTATTGCAGCAGAAAGGGTCTTTGAGGTGGCTAAAGTGTCTGAGCCTGCAAAAGCTCGGTCAGTGATAAGAACCGCCCTGTCAACACCCATTGAAAGTGCCTCATAAAGGGCAGTTGACCCTGTATCCGGCCCCATTGTAACAGCAGTTACAGTGCCTCCTTCAGACTCTTTAAGCTTAAGTGCCATCTCTATGGCCGGCCTGTCAAAGGGGTTTAATATGCAGTTATCCATTGTCCGCACCACCCGGCCTTCCGGGGCAGTTGTCACAACGGATTTGATACAGATGATAATTTTTAACGACATAACATTTAACTCATTCGATTTTTTATTTATCTTTTTTTTTGTAATTTATGTGTCTATATCAACTGGTTTACGGTCTGAGGTCTGAGGTATTCGGAAGCAGAAAACCGCAGACCGAAAACCTTAAACCGTGCTTTTATTTGTATTCCTCCAGCACACTCCTCGCTATAACAACCCTGTGTATCTCGCTTGTGCCTTCATATATGCGGGTTACCCTTGCGTCCCTGTAATAACGCTCCACAGGGTAGGTCTTTATGTATCCGTATCCCCCGTGTATCTGAAGGGCCATATCAGTGACTTTACCCGCCACCTCGGATGCATATAGCTTGGCCATGGCGGACTCCTTTGAAAAGGGTAAACCCTTATCCCTTTTTGCAGCGGCCCTGTAGACCATAAGCCTTGCTGATTCAACCTGGGTAGCCATCTCAGCGATCATGTTCTGCACGGACTGGTGCTGGCATATGGGCACATTAAACTGCCTCCGCTCCTTGCTGTACTTTATACCCTCTTCCATGGCGGCCTGGGCAATACCAAGGGCCTGTGCTGCTATACCAATACGGCCTGTATCAAGGGCCGCTAATCCTATCTTCATGCCCATGCCCTCTTTTCCTAAAAGGTTCCCGACCGGCACCTTACAGTCATTAAGGCGTATGGAAGAGACCGGGTTGGCACGGTTACCGGAAAGCTCTTCAAGATCACCTATCTCAAACCCGGGGGTACCCCTCTCTACTACAATAACGCTTAACCCCTTATGGCCTGCAGCAGGGTCTGTCTTTGTAAAGATAAGACATATGTCTGCAACGCCGCCATTAGTGATCAGCACCTTGTTGGCGTTGACAATATAATGGTCGCCATTAAGTATGGCGGTTGATTCAACCCCTGACGCATCAGAGCCGATATTGGGCTCGGTCAGGCAGAATGCCCCGATCTTTTCACCCCTTGCAAGGGGGGTAACCCACCTCTTTTTCTGCTCATCATTACCGAATGCAACAAGGGGATAGACCCCGACGCTGTTATGGACAGTCACACAGAGACCAAGTCCAGAACAGACCCTTGA is a genomic window of Desulfatiglans sp. containing:
- a CDS encoding electron transfer flavoprotein subunit beta/FixA family protein, which translates into the protein MSLKIIICIKSVVTTAPEGRVVRTMDNCILNPFDRPAIEMALKLKESEGGTVTAVTMGPDTGSTALYEALSMGVDRAVLITDRAFAGSDTLATSKTLSAAINRLKPFDLVIFGARSSDSDTGQVGPQTAVFLDLPVITGVKEIMRKGDDLLVERHIDEFTEKYLMKLPGAVAVHPRAIQPRDAALSMVEKAFKKEPIEKLSLTDLGISSQGLGESGSPTKLVSMSKIKRKKKCEFIDGSPEEQADELVKRIKAGGYIS
- a CDS encoding acyl-CoA dehydrogenase, whose amino-acid sequence is MDFLLDEKQNIVRRSVRSFCEREIQPIARDLDQEARFPWEVVEKMGKLGYFGIQAPHELGGAGMDTVTYCIIIEEISRVCSGLGLCVTVHNSVGVYPLVAFGNDEQKKRWVTPLARGEKIGAFCLTEPNIGSDASGVESTAILNGDHYIVNANKVLITNGGVADICLIFTKTDPAAGHKGLSVIVVERGTPGFEIGDLEELSGNRANPVSSIRLNDCKVPVGNLLGKEGMGMKIGLAALDTGRIGIAAQALGIAQAAMEEGIKYSKERRQFNVPICQHQSVQNMIAEMATQVESARLMVYRAAAKRDKGLPFSKESAMAKLYASEVAGKVTDMALQIHGGYGYIKTYPVERYYRDARVTRIYEGTSEIHRVVIARSVLEEYK